In Deltaproteobacteria bacterium, the genomic stretch CCAGATAATCTATTATTTTCTTTATCGTCCCTTCACTCTGAGCGTTATCCTCGACTATAAAGGGAAGCGCCCTGATCCGGTTGAGCTTCCTTCTCATCGCGGAGAGGGACTGCATGTGAATTCCGAGCTCTTTTGAGATATTTCCAAGCTCCTCTTCGTCCCAAGAGAGAAGCTCGCTCAGCCACTTGCCGCCGTACCTCCTGTAGATTGCGAAGGCGGACTCGATAGCCGTGGTGTTCAGCTGAAGCTCGTCCTGAAGTAGAGCTATGTCTTCTATATCGATCTGGTCGAGTGAAATGAACGCTTCTACATCAGGCTTCCTCCCCCTCTTTCTTGTCGAATCGGGGTCGAGCGAAAAAATGGCGACCTTGTCCGGGAATAGCTGTTTCAACCCTTTCACAAAACCCTTCGAGTCCTCGCTTTCCGTCTCCCATCCGTACTCGTTATGCATGTCGAATATAAGGTTCACTGCCTTGCCGTACCTGATTACCCCGGCGAGCATCACCCTTGTAAGAAAGGTCTTTCCGGTCCCGCTCTTGCCGAATATCCCGTTACTCCGCTCGACGAACCTGTCCAGATTGACGCAGACGGGTATTTCCATGTCGAGAGGCGTCCCGATGTTGAAGAACCTGCCCTTCCCGTCTTCCGTGCCGAAAACCGTGCTCACGTCTTTCCGTGTCGCCTCCGAAACTTCTGCAAAATGTGGCGGTATTGTCTTCACGGGTCTCAGCTCCTCGTCCCTGTGGGAGAGCATGAGCATCGGCCTAAGCTCGACAGTCGCGTATGTGTTCGTGCCCGAAAGCACCTGCCGCAGAAGCTCGTCCTCCTGTGACGGGGGGTTTATCAGTATATTCGGGGAAGAGGCGTCAAGCCTTACGTCCGTAATAAGGGAGAAGAACTGGTGATACATGCCCGAGACGACTACGAATTTGCCGGCCTTGACTTCCTCGATGCTCCTCTCGGGGCTCAGTTTCATTTGAAGCCCTTCAATGAGCGAGCCGCTCGTAATAAGGCCCAGTTCCTTGGTATGATCCGTCATATGCCTGGCATTCAGAATATCAAAACGGGCGCGCTTTAGCAAGGAAAGCGCTTTTATACAGGGTCAGTCGTTCTCGGTCGCGAGGTCAAGAGTCCAGTACATAGCGCCACTGCCCTGAAATATCCCCCCGGCCGCTCCGACGCCCGCTTCCTCAAAAACAGGGTTCATTATTATGGCGCAGTGGGCCGGCGAATTGAGCCAGTTATCTATTACATTGGCCCCGTTATCGAGTCCGACAAGTATGTTCTCGCCGAACGTAAACCAGTCATAGCCCTCCATAAGCAGCCTGTCGCCCGGGTCGCTGCCGTCCGAGCCTATGTGAGTTAGCTCTCTCATTTGGGCCATGTCGATTGAGTGATTAAGCGCGGCGCTCTCGATCCTCGTGTCCCAGCCGACGGGCGGGGCGGCCGGAAAAAAGTTGCCGCCGCAATTCCTCGACTGAGCCCTCGCCTCGTTTATCAGGTCCAGCATGGCGGCTTGAAAGTCATTAAGCGGCCCGCCTGCATCGGGATCAGGTGGAGAGGGATTTGAAGGAGGATTCAAAGCGGGACCGCTCAGGGGCTCGTCCAGTACCGCCCCTGTTCCGCCTGTGGAGCCGTCTCCGCTCTCAGAGCCGCCGTCACACGCGGCAAATATAAAAAGTAGTAAAAGCAGTATCCCGTTTATCGTAAGTAACTTTTTGATTCGCTTGCTCCTCCCATTCAGTTTTGAACCTATAATCTTTCGTTACAAAATGTCTTTACATATTGTTTTGTTTCTTGATTTTTCATTCCCTCTTTTTATAAAGGCACGGGGTATCAATTAGATCATTTAAATAGCCCCGTCACCATGAGCCTGTCGAAACATGTAATTTCGATCAACCACAGGAACCCTTTCCTTGTCATTGCGAGCGCGGCAATCTAGCTTTTTTTAGTCTTCACCCTGAATCATGTCCCGAACTCATTTCAGGCTCTATTCGGAATCTCTAACCCGTTCATCCTGAGCGCAC encodes the following:
- a CDS encoding ATP-binding protein — protein: MTDHTKELGLITSGSLIEGLQMKLSPERSIEEVKAGKFVVVSGMYHQFFSLITDVRLDASSPNILINPPSQEDELLRQVLSGTNTYATVELRPMLMLSHRDEELRPVKTIPPHFAEVSEATRKDVSTVFGTEDGKGRFFNIGTPLDMEIPVCVNLDRFVERSNGIFGKSGTGKTFLTRVMLAGVIRYGKAVNLIFDMHNEYGWETESEDSKGFVKGLKQLFPDKVAIFSLDPDSTRKRGRKPDVEAFISLDQIDIEDIALLQDELQLNTTAIESAFAIYRRYGGKWLSELLSWDEEELGNISKELGIHMQSLSAMRRKLNRIRALPFIVEDNAQSEGTIKKIIDYLGRGINIVLEFGRSNSTLAYLLAANILSRRIHDFYIDRTERYHATKDQSDKPRQLMITIEEAHKFLNSHAAKQTIFGTIARELRKYSVTMLIVDQRPSGIDDEVISQVGTRITALLNDEKDIQSVLTGVSNTSGLRSVLASLDTKQQALILGHSVPMPVVVKTREYGEEFYREISSALEEGKSGEYVEELYG
- a CDS encoding CAP domain-containing protein, producing the protein MNPPSNPSPPDPDAGGPLNDFQAAMLDLINEARAQSRNCGGNFFPAAPPVGWDTRIESAALNHSIDMAQMRELTHIGSDGSDPGDRLLMEGYDWFTFGENILVGLDNGANVIDNWLNSPAHCAIIMNPVFEEAGVGAAGGIFQGSGAMYWTLDLATEND